A single genomic interval of Antechinus flavipes isolate AdamAnt ecotype Samford, QLD, Australia chromosome 1, AdamAnt_v2, whole genome shotgun sequence harbors:
- the LOC127543616 gene encoding LOW QUALITY PROTEIN: BUD13 homolog (The sequence of the model RefSeq protein was modified relative to this genomic sequence to represent the inferred CDS: substituted 1 base at 1 genomic stop codon): MAAAPPLSKAEYLKRYLSGPEAAVVEGLEASRKRRKKRLKQSGAGGKGMRIVDDDVSWENISTKTEKEGEEDEGDLPVVAEFIDERPEEVKQMEAFQTSNKWKLLGEQKQDLSLLGRACQYSPDSSPAKRVCHDSLDTSPPRRTRHDSPDSSPPRRAHHDSPDSSPAKRARHDSPDSSPPRMICQDSPDSLPPRRTRHDSPDLLPSRRFHSHLSDLAPEINSSIKKHRKHDIDSSLPAKSNQQASDSDPSPPRNKQKRDSDSDLSPPRRKQKTKTSDSDLSPPERNQPSGAKATQMFSGAKTGLVSDVRREQQELRRQDQETKHLEADFQNAETIFRDKSGRRRDLKLQRLEQXRKEEEESEKNEQYAQWGKGLAQRRQQQQNVEDAIKEMQKPLARYINDEDLDQMLREQERKGDPMANFIKKKKAKENKDKKEKPHYNGPAPPLNRFNIWPGYRWDGVDRSNGFEEKYFARLASKKAIEEIAYKWSVEDM; the protein is encoded by the exons ATGGCGGCTGCTCCGCCGCTCTCCAAAGCTGAATATCTGAAGCGTTACTTGTCAGGGCCCGAGGCAGCTGTAGTTGAGGGGTTGGAGGCTAGTCGTAAGCGCCGAAAGAAACGGCTGAAGCAGAGTGGTGCCGGAGGCAAAGGAATGAGGATTGTGGACGATGATGTGAGCTGGGAAAATATTTcaactaaaacagaaaaagaaggggaggaagatgaGGGAGATTTGCCTGTGGTGGCTGAATTTATTGATGAACGCCCAGAAGAAGTGAAGCAAATGGAGGCATTCCAGACCAGTAATAAGTGGAAGCTCTTAGGAGAACAAAAGCAAGATCTGTCTCTGCTCGGGAGGGCTTGTCAATACTCCCCAGACTCTTCACCTGCAAAGAGGGTCTGTCATGACTCCTTGGACACATCGCCTCCTAGGAGGACCCGGCACGACTCTCCAGATTCCTCACCTCCTAGAAGGGCCCATCATGATTCACCAGATTCCTCACCTGCAAAGAGGGCCCGTCATGACTCCCCAGACTCCTCACCCCCCAGGATGATCTGTCAGGACTCCCCAGACTCTTTACCTCCCAGGAGGACCCGCCATGATTCTCCAGACTTATTACCATCCAGGAGATTCCATTCTCATCTTTCAGATTTAGCTCCTGAG ATAAACTCTTCAATCAAGAAACACCGGAAGCACGATATAGATTCTTCTCTTCCTGCAAAGAGCAACCAGCAGGCCTCAGATTCAGACCCATCTCCTCCCCGGAACAAGCAGAAACGGGACTCTGACTCGGACCTCTCCCCTCcaagaaggaagcagaaaaccaAAACCTCTGATTCAGATCTCTCTCCACCTGAAAGGAATCAGCCTTCTGGAGCAAAGGCCACGCAGATGTTTTCTGGGGCCAAAACTGGGTTGGTGTCTGATGTAAGGAGAGAGCAGCAGGAGCTCAGGAGGCAGGACCAAGAAACCAAACATTTGGAAGCTGACTTCCAAAATGCTGAAACCATTTTTCGAGATAAGTCTGGCCGCAGGAGGGACCTGAAGCTGCAACGATTAGAGCAATGacgaaaagaagaggaggagtcAGAGAAAAATGAGCAGTATGCTCAGTGGGGAAAGGGTCTTGCCCAGAGACGGCAGCAGCAACAGAATGTAGAAGATGCAATAAAGGAGATGCAGAAGCCATTGGCCCGATACATCAATGATGAGGACCTGGATCAGATGCTCCGAGAGCAGGAGAGGAAGGGTGACCCCATGGCCAACTTCATTAAGAAGAAGAAGGCCAAAGAGAacaaggataaaaaagaaaagcctcACTACAATGGCCCTGCACCTCCCCTCAACAGATTCAATATCTGGCCTGGGTATCGCTGGGATGGTGTGGACAGGTCCAATGGCTTTGAGGAGAAGTATTTTGCCAGACTTGCCAGCAAGAAAGCTATTGAGGAAATTGCCTATAAATGGAGTGTTGAGGATATGTAA
- the LOC127543606 gene encoding smad nuclear-interacting protein 1-like produces MKEVKPERVQRQRRSREDEDETGEAAGEEVLVPDMSLVKQEPRSPTPASRSHRPRPRTRRGSSGSPSPAPEEEAPLQPPAWAAASRARSARASRARAGSGSRSPTKRKNKSFGRRSRSLPSKRSRCLHHPVVKVKQERESENHPRRERDERQHREQWKQEHRRERNGDRDRHHSHSNQRKIISERPSGGRNRDAQNLQEQEAEREFYNARRWERHQKKDVGGSSDENQIILQSACGHSKAKDAPNKEKPSFELSGALLEDTNMFRGVVIKYNEPLEARIPKKRWRLYPFKNDEVLPVMYIHRQSAYLLGRHRRIADIPIDHPSCSKQHAVFQYRLVEYTRADGTVGRRVRPYIIDLGSSNGTFLNNQRIEPQRYYELKEKDVLKFGFSSREYVLLHEFSDTSEVDRKEDEDEEEEEMISDS; encoded by the coding sequence ATGAAGGAGGTTAAGCCCGAGCGGGTGCAGAGGCAACGGCGGAGTAGGGAGGACGAGGACGAAACGGGGGAAGCAGCGGGGGAGGAAGTACTGGTGCCGGATATGTCACTGGTGAAGCAAGAGCCGCGCAGCCCGACCCCTGCGTCCCGCTCTCACCGGCCCCGACCCCGGACCCGGCGCGGTTCCTCTGGAAGTCCGAGCCCGGCGCCGGAGGAAGAGGCGCCACTGCAGCCCCCGGCCTGGGCCGCGGCCTCACGAGCCCGCAGCGCTCGTGCCTCCCGCGCCCGCGCTGGCAGTGGCAGCAGATCACCtactaaaaggaaaaacaagtccTTTGGGAGAAGAAGCAGATCTCTTCCAAGTAAGAGAAGCCGTTGCCTTCATCATCCTGTAGTCAAGGTGAAGCAGGAACGGGAAAGTGAAAATCATCCCcgaagagaaagagatgaaaggcaACACAGGGAGCAGTGGAAACAAGAACACAGGCGGGAGAGAAATGGTGACCGTGACAGACACCATAGCCATTCTAACCAGAGGAAGATCATTAGTGAGAGGCCTAGTGGTGGGCGGAACCGAGATGCCCAGAACCTACAGGaacaagaagcagaaagagagttTTATAATGCTCGACGATGGGAGCGTCACCAGAAAAAAGATGTGGGTGGCAGCAGTGATGAGAATCAGATTATTCTGCAGTCTGCTTGTGGCCATAGTAAGGCGAAAGATGCACCGAATAAAGAGAAACCCAGCTTTGAACTGTCAGGGGCACTCCTTGAGGATACTAACATGTTTCGAGGTGTAGTGATAAAGTATAATGAGCCCCTAGAAGCACGGATCCCAAAGAAACGCTGGCGTCTTTACCCTTTTAAGAATGATGAGGTTCTTCCTGTCATGTATATCCACAGACAAAGTGCTTATCTTCTGGGCCGACACCGGCGGATTGCAGATATTCCTATTGATCATCCCTCCTGTTCAAAGCAGCATGCAGTATTTCAATATCGGCTTGTAGAATATACACGTGCTGATGGAACAGTTGGCCGAAGGGTAAGGCCATATATCATTGACCTTGGTTCAAGCAATGGGACCTTCTTGAACAACCAACGTATTGAGCCACAGCGTTACTATGAACTAAAAGAAAAGGATGTGCTCAAATTTGGCTTTAGTAGCAGGGAATATGTACTGCTTCATGAATTTTCAGACACCTCTGAGGTGGatagaaaagaagatgaagatgaggaggaggaggagatgataTCTGACAGCTAG